The Paenibacillus sp. YPG26 genome includes a window with the following:
- a CDS encoding NAD(P)/FAD-dependent oxidoreductase → MSKQILILGGGYGGLLSALTARKYLDANEANITVVNRYPTHQIITELHRLAAGNLHEKAVALPLEKLLKGKNVNLVIDTVQTIKPDDKQVVLGNGNTLRYDALVIALGSETAFFGIPGLQEYSFTLKSVDDANRVRAHVEERLNAYKQSKNKADATFVIGGGGLTGVELVGEFADELPEICRQKGIDFNEVSLYCVEAGPSILAGFPPELVERATTSLEKRGVQFVTGVPITEMKPTSVILKDGRSIETSTLVWTGGVQGNSVVANCGIEVNRGRASVTESLQSTSHKDVFIAGDSAVVIPSEGARPYPPTAQLAWQMGETIGYNLSAMIKGAPFEVFNPVFSGTLGSLGRKDGIAMLGANQTRLKGTPASLMKEASNIRYLSHIHGLFALAY, encoded by the coding sequence ATGTCGAAGCAAATTTTGATTTTGGGCGGCGGCTACGGCGGATTGCTAAGCGCATTGACTGCACGCAAGTATCTTGATGCGAATGAAGCGAACATTACTGTCGTTAACCGTTATCCGACCCACCAGATTATTACTGAACTTCACCGCCTTGCTGCAGGCAATCTTCATGAGAAAGCAGTAGCACTTCCGCTGGAGAAGCTGCTCAAAGGCAAGAACGTGAATTTGGTGATTGATACCGTTCAGACGATTAAGCCGGATGACAAGCAGGTCGTTCTTGGCAACGGAAATACCCTCAGATACGATGCGCTTGTCATCGCACTGGGCAGTGAGACTGCATTCTTCGGAATCCCTGGACTTCAGGAGTACAGCTTCACCTTGAAATCCGTAGATGATGCGAACCGGGTTCGCGCTCATGTGGAAGAAAGACTTAACGCATATAAGCAATCCAAGAACAAAGCGGATGCTACGTTCGTGATTGGCGGCGGCGGCTTGACAGGTGTTGAGCTTGTTGGTGAATTCGCGGATGAGCTTCCTGAGATCTGCCGTCAAAAAGGTATTGATTTCAACGAAGTGTCCTTGTACTGTGTTGAAGCCGGACCTTCCATTCTGGCAGGATTCCCGCCAGAGCTTGTGGAACGTGCGACAACCAGTCTTGAGAAGCGCGGTGTTCAGTTCGTAACTGGAGTGCCAATTACAGAAATGAAGCCGACCTCTGTAATTCTGAAAGATGGACGTTCCATCGAGACTTCCACGTTGGTATGGACAGGCGGCGTTCAAGGGAACTCCGTTGTGGCTAACTGCGGCATCGAGGTTAACCGCGGCCGTGCATCCGTAACGGAATCTCTTCAATCAACTTCCCACAAAGATGTATTCATCGCCGGGGACAGCGCGGTTGTGATTCCAAGTGAAGGTGCGCGTCCTTACCCGCCGACAGCTCAGCTGGCATGGCAAATGGGCGAGACGATCGGCTACAATCTGTCTGCTATGATCAAAGGTGCTCCATTCGAAGTATTCAATCCGGTATTCTCAGGTACGCTTGGAAGCCTTGGACGCAAAGACGGAATTGCTATGCTGGGTGCTAACCAGACCCGCCTGAAGGGAACTCCGGCTTCCTTGATGAAGGAAGCAAGTAACATTCGTTACTTGTCCCACATCCACGGCCTTTTCGCTCTGGCTTACTAA
- a CDS encoding DUF1641 domain-containing protein, with the protein MSQTSNQQETSAAGEAVASQAVSPEAGRELLDQLMKPEVQQSLLVLVDQLPKLTEMMGALTTAYDFAQSIAKDPVFVNDLKHGFSEFATPVVGKVKGIAATAIEANERAQADTSTIGVFGLLKILKDPNVQKSLRFTQAFLDTLNDRQKAQR; encoded by the coding sequence ATGTCACAAACTTCTAATCAACAAGAGACATCTGCTGCCGGGGAGGCAGTGGCTTCTCAAGCGGTGTCCCCTGAAGCTGGGAGAGAATTGCTGGATCAGCTGATGAAGCCGGAGGTACAGCAATCCCTATTGGTGCTGGTAGACCAGCTGCCGAAGCTTACTGAAATGATGGGCGCTCTGACTACCGCCTATGACTTCGCACAAAGCATTGCCAAGGATCCGGTCTTCGTTAACGACTTGAAACACGGGTTCTCTGAATTCGCTACTCCGGTAGTGGGTAAGGTCAAAGGAATTGCCGCAACGGCAATCGAAGCCAACGAACGCGCGCAAGCCGACACCTCAACGATCGGTGTATTTGGCCTGCTCAAAATCCTTAAAGACCCTAATGTGCAAAAATCGCTTCGTTTCACCCAGGCTTTCCTGGACACATTGAACGATCGCCAAAAAGCACAGCGTTAA